From the bacterium genome, the window TTTTTTAAGTTATAGCAACATAGCATTGCGTTATGCATGCCTCCTTTGTAAAAGGAAAGATAAACTGGAACAACTATATCAACTCAAACCAAAAACACCATTAGAGAATTTCGATCTTTTACTTGCACATTTTCTGGGTTACAACTTATCTGTAAAAAACATTATTGATATATCTAAGAATATTTCAGGGATAAACCGAAGATATATTAATACTGATCCCACTACTTTTGAAGTGGCATTAACTGAATGCCTTCAAGCACGATATAAAAATATTTTCTTTCCTTTTGCTTCAAGTTATCAGATCAAATCATTACCCAGAAATCAAGAGATAATTTTTGCAAATTATTCTTTTCCATCGGAATTACGAACTCCTTGCATACCCAATTTTTTCTCTTACGGTCCTTTTGTTAATGCAATCCGTACATTATTAAAAGAGGCACACCAAAAAACCAAATTGCTTAAAAAGAGTATTGGAAAAAGTCAACAAATAAAGCAAATGTTGCCATAAACAGTTACTCAGGCTGATGTGCTGCTATCACAGCCTGCCCTAATTAAAACCACCATATAAACATATTGGAGAATAAGTGGCGTATTATTGGCTTAGGTATCGGGAATACTGGCTACAAAATCGCGTTTGTGTGCATGGCTGGACGATTTTAGAACTGCATTAGCTTACCTACCAATTTCCACAATCTCCTACCTTAACTTCCTTAAAAGAGGTAAAATATCAATCGTGAAGCAAAAATATCTAATCCTATTTTTAATAATAACTCTAATTCTCGTAGCAGGCTGCACAACACCCCCACCCAAACCGAAACCAGAACCAAACCCTCAAACTATAAAAATAGCCTCATTCAATATTCAGATTTTCGGCCAGACAAAGATACAAAATGCAGAAGTCATGCAAATAATCTCAAAGATAGTTAAAAGATATGACTTAGTTGCAATACAAGAAGTAAGAAGCACTGAACAAAATGTTATACCCACCTTGTTAAATTACATTAATGATGCCAATACAAAATATGACTACATAATAAGCGAAAGGTTAGGCAGAAGTACGAGTAAAGAACAGTATGCTTTTGTCTATAATACAAAAACAATAACTCTTATTCCAAATAGCATTAATGTTGTAGAAGATACTGATGACGTTTTTGAAAGAGAGCCTTTTATCGCTTCTTTCAAGAGCGGTAATTTTGATTTTACTATTGTTGATAATCACATCAAGCCTGAAGACGTTGAAAGAGAACTCACACATCTGGAAGTTGTAATAAACAATATCTATAACAGTTCTTCTGAGAAAGATGTAATAGTAGTTGGGGATATGAATGCAGATGGTTCTTATTTAAAAGAGGAAAAACTGGCTGTAATTTTACCTGAATGGACACAGATGATTGGAAATAATGTAGATACAACAGTCGGAACAGCTGACAATACCTATGACAGGATGATGACAAGAGACACAACTGCAAAAATGGAATATACAGGAAAATCAGGAGCATTCAGATGGGATACTGAATATAGCATAACAGACTCCGATTTTATCAAGAAAGTTTCAGATCATTATCCTGTTTACGCAGAATTCAGAACTGATTTGCCTGATGATGATTAGAGATTCGGGAAAGATTTATTAAGGGTAAAAGTAACATTAAATAAATATATTGGGAGGCCGTGATGAAAAAAAGGAAAAAGTATAGCATAGATGAAATTAATCCTAAATTGATTGCAATAGACCCGAGTAATGTAAGGGATGAATCTGAAGAAGAGATAAAATCTGATGAAGATTTTCAGCGGTTAAAAGATTCTATCTATGAATTTGGTGTTTTAGTACCTCTTGTTGTAAAACCATACTTAAAAGAAGGTAAAGAGTTTATTCTAATTGATGGTGAAAGACGCCTTAGGGCAGCTTTGGAAACCAATCAACAGAAAGTCCCTGTTCATAAAGTTACAAAACCAGAAACCGGTGATGAAGTATTATATGCTTTCCAGATTCATACTTTGCGCAAAGAATGGTCTCGTACCGCACAAGCACGTGCATTAAAAAGTATAGTAAAAAATGTTCAACAAGAACTTGGCCAAAAACAAGAAGAGCAGATATTGGATATCATCCAAGAAAAAACAGGTTATAGTGATACCAAATTAAGAGATCTTTTCCGTGTTTTAAAATATGCAGATAAAGATGAAAAAATTCTCGAGGAAATAGATGACCCGAAGAATAATATAAGATTCAGTCATCTTGTACAGTTAGAAGCTAGTTTTGTCGAACAGATAGAAAGGTTATTTCCAGATATAATAAAAAAGTATGGAATTGATACCATAAGAGAGAAGTTATTAGACAAAGTAAGAAAAAAGGTAATTAGTACCACAAGGGAGCCCATAGACAATTTGTTACCTCTTTTTATGCAAGCAAAAACTAGCGAGCAAAAAGAGGAGTTAAAGAAACTTATTATCGAGTTTTTAGATAAAAAGAACAAAACTCCCGGGGACATTTATAGAAGTTTTGAATTGAAATTCCCACTTAATAAAGAAGATTTAATAAAATTGGC encodes:
- a CDS encoding endonuclease/exonuclease/phosphatase family protein; its protein translation is MKQKYLILFLIITLILVAGCTTPPPKPKPEPNPQTIKIASFNIQIFGQTKIQNAEVMQIISKIVKRYDLVAIQEVRSTEQNVIPTLLNYINDANTKYDYIISERLGRSTSKEQYAFVYNTKTITLIPNSINVVEDTDDVFEREPFIASFKSGNFDFTIVDNHIKPEDVERELTHLEVVINNIYNSSSEKDVIVVGDMNADGSYLKEEKLAVILPEWTQMIGNNVDTTVGTADNTYDRMMTRDTTAKMEYTGKSGAFRWDTEYSITDSDFIKKVSDHYPVYAEFRTDLPDDD
- a CDS encoding TerB N-terminal domain-containing protein, producing MTNNSTGIVRVNDFEIDVQGRTGKLLYISDKSPSEISIGLGISITINIFEKKVELNNRLSDDPSTIFLKLPIYKPTNPEIIPHPDYFPSYAGLDPQQRWIYLNWLRDISKPINISYVFIYYYGLERHLLLGDFDHAFDEILFLQKHHENKSFLSYSNIALRYACLLCKRKDKLEQLYQLKPKTPLENFDLLLAHFLGYNLSVKNIIDISKNISGINRRYINTDPTTFEVALTECLQARYKNIFFPFASSYQIKSLPRNQEIIFANYSFPSELRTPCIPNFFSYGPFVNAIRTLLKEAHQKTKLLKKSIGKSQQIKQMLP
- a CDS encoding ParB N-terminal domain-containing protein, with protein sequence MKKRKKYSIDEINPKLIAIDPSNVRDESEEEIKSDEDFQRLKDSIYEFGVLVPLVVKPYLKEGKEFILIDGERRLRAALETNQQKVPVHKVTKPETGDEVLYAFQIHTLRKEWSRTAQARALKSIVKNVQQELGQKQEEQILDIIQEKTGYSDTKLRDLFRVLKYADKDEKILEEIDDPKNNIRFSHLVQLEASFVEQIERLFPDIIKKYGIDTIREKLLDKVRKKVISTTREPIDNLLPLFMQAKTSEQKEELKKLIIEFLDKKNKTPGDIYRSFELKFPLNKEDLIKLAGEAEEKIEELESIIGNLRFSQLKIYPNLKENLFKKIDSLIDILRQAKKKVR